The Streptomyces sp. V4I8 genome includes the window GTTGACGTGGGGGGCAGGGTCCCACCAGCAGAATCAGAAGCCCCGAGAGCTACGTCCGGCATCCTAGGTACGCGACGCACCACGCTTCCCTGTGATCCCGTCGGAGGGCCGATCCGACTCGGAATCGTTATCGCCAAGATCCCTTGTGAGCAGGGCTTATCGACAAATCCACCGGGGTCGTTCGGAACGCATTCGCCGATAAGCCGCAGTTCGGTCAGCCCCATGGAGTGACTGACGTCACGTCACCGACACTGGTTCCTGGGCCTGTTGGGCGTCCGCCTCGGCGGGTGGTGTCTCCCAGTCGGGCTCGGGCTGCGCCGGCGCGGCAGCGGCCCCCACCTCCGGCCGGGGGGTGCGCCGGAAGGCCGAGGTGCCGCGCGCGAGATCGTGGCCGATCGCCGTCGCGTCGATGTCGGCCGAGGTCCAGTTCTGCCCCTCGCGCACGTCCGAGCGGACCTTCAGCCTGCCCTGCACCACGACGGGATCGCCCACGTTCAGCGACCCGGCGGCATTGGTTGCCAGCTGCCGATTGGCCCACACCGTGAAGAAGTTGGTGTGCCCGTCGGTCCACTCGTTCTTCCCGCGGTCGAGGTAGCGCGCGGTCACCGCCAGCCGGAAGCGCGCGGACGGTCCCGTCGCCAGCTCCCGGTACACCGGCTGCGTCGCCACGTTGCCCACCGCGCAGATGATCGTCTCGTTCATCTCGAATCCCTCCCTCACCCGGCTGCTCCCGCCGGGCGGATACGCGTACGGGCCCGTCCCGTACGGCTGCGTCCGACATGACGGCCGCGCACCCTCGGTACGTCCTGGTGCGCCGCCGTCACCGCGATCGACCGCGTCCGTCGCGATCGCCGCGAAGCCAGACTGCCTCCGCCGGGCCGAGCCCGCTGAGCCCTGTGGATCACCGCTCGCCTGTGGATATCTCCGCCACTCGGACGGGTGACCCACGGTCACCCGGTCAGGTCACCTCCCAGGTCAGGTCACCTCCCAGGTCAGGTCACCTTCCCGGTCAGGTCACCTTCCGGGCCAGGTCATCCCCTGGTCTCAGGTCGCCCCCGGTCAGGTCACCTCCCAGGTCGCAGGTCACCGAGCCGAGGACCCCACCCCCATCACCCGCCCGTACTGCTCCCTGACCTCCCGGTATCGCAGCAGCTCCGCCGCCACCGGATCCAGCACCCGGGCCCGCCCGCACCCGGCCGCCGCCTCCCGCAACCGTCGTTCCGCGTCCAGGCCGTACCGCCGGGCCGGCCCCCGTGCCGCCATCCGGCAGCCCCACTCGACCAGCGGACCGCCGACGATGCCGGCCACCATCAGCAGCACCGGCACGCCCAGGTTGGGCGCCATGACACCGACGATCTGCCCCACCAGCCAGAGTCCGCCGAGGACCTGAAGGATCGTCATGGACGCCTGTACCAGGACGGCCGCCGGCCACCAGCTCGGTCGCGGCGGTCGCCCGGGCGGCAGTCCGGCCCGGGCGCCCAGCTCGTCCAGCGCCTCGGGCAGCCCCTGGGCTCCCCGGACGGCCGCCTCGCGCACCGCCTGTGCCCAGGGCGTGGGCAGCCCGGCCGACGCCTCGTCGGCGACCGTCCGCACGGCCTGTTCGACGCG containing:
- a CDS encoding single-stranded DNA-binding protein, with protein sequence MNETIICAVGNVATQPVYRELATGPSARFRLAVTARYLDRGKNEWTDGHTNFFTVWANRQLATNAAGSLNVGDPVVVQGRLKVRSDVREGQNWTSADIDATAIGHDLARGTSAFRRTPRPEVGAAAAPAQPEPDWETPPAEADAQQAQEPVSVT